The Linepithema humile isolate Giens D197 unplaced genomic scaffold, Lhum_UNIL_v1.0 unplaced_3, whole genome shotgun sequence genome contains the following window.
ATTCCTTCGAAGTCATGAATAGAGAAAAGCGTCATTTCGTACACGAATCATGCGAACACTTTGGTTGCGAAAGTCAAGCATACGACGAGGAACCAAAGAGAAACGTCGTTGCCACAGCTGTGAAAGAGAAGGTTAGATCTCTTCAATGATATGTAGTGCGATTTAATTATATGGTCATCTTTATAAAGAATACGTCTTGTTACAGTGTTGGTTACCCAGTTACAGTTTACTAGAAATGGTGCAGAGGGAGAAAGGACAAAGAAAGGTACCAGGACCGGTACTTAACACTTCtaaggaaaaaaattctacaaagtAAGATATTTTTCGCAATTGCTAAGAAACCACAAAATGAcgtaataagtttttttttatgatgatAATTAGAAAACTCTCCGACtcacataataaaattattatattacaggaCTGTTCTTTCGTTACCTGTGAAACAAAGTCAACAATCGATATCGTCATCAACTGCAAGATCTTCTGACAAAGAAATCGATTACTTCGATTAtcgagaataaattaataaatagtcACTAATGTGTGAATCAAAACTGTATAATGACGTTCATGCTGTATAAACAAGGCTTATGCGTCTATGATTATATAACCATGAAAGATATGTATAACTGAATGCTTATAAAATTGGGTCattaaaatcaagaaaattttttgctataaatttttaatagattccattcttatatttttatagcacACACACATAGAAGACgttttaattcataatatttttttcaacaaatttatatagcTTGATATTAAtggtaatatttttgtaaagaaaaaaagtattttaaaacttcaaaaatatatctattacaatatatttacacataaaGCATTTTTGACTTTACTATATACTCGTATACTACACCTCTAAACATATGTTGATATTCATACGAGGCATACATCTGttgaattaaagaattaataaactGGAGAAAAGGTATACACTTCTTTTCTTTGTCTTTATTTCTACAcaaaattctgtttttttttccaataaaccTTTTACATAGTTAATGGTTGTATTAATATctcttaaatataataatatggtataatattttgactagtacaataaaacaatactaacaataaaaacaataacggattttttaatattacttttggCTATGTTACTACAGgacaatttctattttacataCGGAATATAGCTATATAaagtattcaaaaattaatcaacaaaataaagaaactctTATCCTATATAATGTTATGTTTGTTTGGTCAAAGTTATATTGCTAAGAGTAAAATCAGTGCTATGTTGGTGCCATATGATGTATACTGATATAGCTTTTTTATCTTTGGGCGAggtgtttcaaaaattttttcaagaatttcaGACATCATTTGCAGTTCATTTATCAATCAATCTtgattgtatgtatataatattcatcaTAATTCACaactttattatagataactatatttaattgtcAGTCATCAGTTAAGAAATGATTTACTTGTATTTCAGATGCAATAGAGAAAAGAGAGTctctattgaaaattttaatagtgtaTCTTAAAtctgtttatatatacagtaGAAACTCATTAATCCGACACTATTACAAACGAGGTAGTGCCAAATTAATGGATTTGCCGGATTACTGGAATATAAGGAATATTGTGGGATTTTTATTagtgaatatatgtataaataaacaacttcaagaaaaaattttcccCATCACCGTAATTGCCCCCTTAAACAGTGCACCTTTTTCctcagatatttttttgtatcgtCAAAAACAACCAGAAATATTTCAGGTGATAGACACCTATACGcaacactctgtatataataatttccaaGTTcacaatttgattaaaatgacaatttgttaattattgtacatctaattttatacaaatatttatttatgtctaTGGTTTTGTTATAAGATTCTTGTTTTAGAAGATTCTGTATCtcttataaacatttaaaatagttAACACGAGTATTTGGCACATGAAACATCAAtgatacaatttaaattgctacttttgtaatattataaatttcaaacagATATTTGTTGAGACCTTTTATGCTCCTGTAAGTATTACTACTAGATTTGTCACTTGCTCTACTCTTGATTTTTCTACAAGTTTGAGATTATAACAGAatgatataatgatataaataggaaatatatatatggcGCGTCCCATTTTAAATGCCTCAGacaaatatctcgaaaattaaaaaaatataaacaataaatacatattctttatttttatatatatacgggGTATATAAAAAAGGTTGGGAAAAgtctcgaaaaatataagttttataaaaaaatgttttagataaGAGTTGtagagtttaaaaaaatctatttactGATCTTATCAGTTTGACCTTAAGTGGCATCGCCAAGGTTTGGGCAAggtcatttttaattttttaaatgaaatttcctattttctattgcatatttttataacacttcTTAGAGCCcaatttgcgataaaaaatggagtccctattttaaaaaatcgacaTGAACCTGATTGGGCCCAACTGGACCCACACATTACCTACCATCCCTTTTTCCATTCATTAGTATGATATGATAGTGGTATCTCcacttatttcattttgaGTAAAGCTGCAGTCACCGACATCTTATTGTAAAAACTTCGATAACTTCGAAACGGCTGACCCAAAGTGGATaaaattatagtgttttgaaaaggcTTCAAGAAGGGTTataagaatatgcaataaaaaatagggagttccatttaaaaaattcaatgtgcCCTGACCTTGGCGACACCACTCAAGGTCAAACTGATAAGATCAGTAAATAGATCTTTTTAAAccttacaacttttatttgaaacatttttttataaaacttatatttttcgagatattctgGGACTTTTCCGGACCTTTTTTACATCctggtgtgtgtgtgtgtgtgcgtgtgtgtgtgtgtgtgtgtctcaaattaaatttaaatatataaacagaTGCATCAATGtttcaataaaacaatattggcTATCCtagttatataaaacattaaacacattaaacatataaaacaaattgaacACAATCGCAATAAAGCTATAATACAGCTCTGTTTTTATCATAAACTCCCTTTTACAGTCTTGTATCTCATGGAATATAGTGTTATTTAACCTTACATAAGCGTAAAATGGTCTCCTACTCTAAACacataaatatgatatcaCATGTAAGATCACAACACTGTTACAAATTCCATTTGCAGATAAACCATCTACGTATTAgtcattgtaataataatttcttgaatatttaatagtaGGGCACTTTGAGAGTTgggtttgtatttttacttctaAGCTTGGTGCGGTTGACATAGAGTAAAAACGCGTTATTCCACGTGTTATAAATATCATTGATTATTTTGACTTGTCTTTGTTTATATACagtctctttctttttttcttttctctctgttttgcttcaaaaatattcttttatatttgagTTGGATATCAATtaagaaatgatatatatttattcaacagCAGAAaatacgtgtatatatatgtatatgtattccTATGAgaaaaacacattaaaaatcagaaaattaatgCATCGACAAACTAAtctaatagttaaaaaaatagttgatAGTTTTGTGAGTTTATGTAATTCGAATGAACACTTTCCATAAAAAGTGGCTTTTAGAAATACTACTTAACTATTGCACTTGCTTTTAGATTTTGTccaaacacgcattttttttatttagaatgtTTTACTGATCTATTGTTATGCTTTCATGtatagcatattttataattctccattttctttatcaatttcTGTATCGGTTATGATGCCTTtgcattttatacatttcatgTTTTTCAATGGAAACTATTAGCAATTTATGATTATGtatcaaaacaaatattaaatttttttagaaaaaattaatcttttctctcgtataaaaagaaactaattttgacaagaattgaaagaaacaacaaatgtaaatgtatcgtattcatatatatgatacatttacatttataaaatctgttattaaaaataatcagtgattagaattattggaaaatatattagtCGTCGTTCAAAAGAATAGTATTAAAatccgataaaaaaaaagagaaaatttttatttggcaTCTTGATTTCGCCAACGGCTGAGTAGACTATTGCTTCATATGTAAGGATTATTTGTCCGCTTTACGCGTGGGGAATAATTAGGATAATTGCTCAAATACTGATGTCGCGGACTTACTGATGGCTGTTTAGTTACACTCGCCATGGCACAACCCATCACAAATTCAAATCCCCTGGATATTGTTTGATAGCACAACCACGGCCACGGTGTTGGATATTGCATCGTCATTGGTTCTGTACCGTATCGTACAGTGTCAGCAAACAgtcctaaaaaaatattaattttacttaaatatgaataaaaaaacttttctccgTTTTCAAAGAGAACCATAGGTCGTAgtcgatttttatttacagcACAAACATAACACAATTCGgcacaattaagaaaaatataaaattcgaaaaatgctGGGCTAACTTCACacacgttatatataatatatttttggaagatattagcaaaatatttggatttttatcacttattCATTAGTTATTCTATTATAGTTATCTATTGTAATTACCGTATGGTCCAAAAATGCGAAAAGCATCCGTGACACACAAAAGAATTCCTAGAATCGCAGTAGCGCGTGTAACGTTTAATACTCTTTGCATTTGAGATTTTCTGGCAGCCGCGGTATCCGCTTCCGGTATATGCAACGGCGTGTCGGATTTCGCTCGATTCACATATGCAATGTGATTCAGTATCGAGTGAAGAGTAAAATCCGTACCCTGTGTAATCagtatgcatatatttaatagataaaataaatccgTATAAAGTGCTGCTTAAGTAACACAAGACATCTAAAAAATGTCCAAGTgtcataagaatatataacATGTTCTAGATGTTTCTTTTTGCACTCTGTAAACTTAATTACAAGTAAAGAATTATACCATAACTCTTGTTTCATTAGATGTATTTTCGGGAAGCAAATTAGTCTCTGGTGTAATATCCTCGGGATCTTCCAAGTTCTTATCGTTCCATGACAGGTTTTTCTTGTGTACTTTCGTCTCTTCCTCTTTGTTCTTTGACTTGTCGTTCATTAATGCTACCTTCTCACTACAATCAGGTTGATCGGAATCTGACTCGGACTTATCTGGCGCCTCTATTTTTCCAGGTAATATATTCTGAAAGTGTGTAGGACTCCTATCCAAAGTTCTGATGCTGATGTCGCTACTTCGGCGATTTATAATTAACGGTTTAATATGAACAAACTCGGAATTACGTCTGCAGGTGCTCTCAGAGTTTCTACGCGAGTCGGGTCTGGTTACAAAAGCACCGATATCAGAATTGCGTCTTGATCCTGAAAAACGTGAATAAACAGTGTTTATTTCGTGTAAATTAGTAGTATAATCTTCAAAAAGATGATTATATCCGCGGCGATATTTACCCGCGGGGCTTAAATCCAAAACCTTGGGCAATCTAGATTGTTCGTCAGGTGGTAGCATTCTTCTGGGCGTTCTGTTACCGAAATCACTGTTCCTCCTCAGCTTAATTGCAAACTGCGAGCCGCGGTTTTTCTCGTGGGTGAAATCGGAGCACCGTCTTAGTTCTCTGGCACTGCCGGTTGGCGTGATGTTCTCCGAGTATCGTCGGGATATGTTGTCAGGCGAGCGGCTTCTCTCAAACTCATCTCGCACTCTCGGCGAATGTCTAGGGCTGCCTTCCGTTGTGCGTCTGTATTCCGTCATCGCGTCTTCCTCGTTTATAAACCTAACGCTACACTCTGAATTTCTACGCGAAGATTTGGTGGACGTGTCACTACCTCGTCGGCTGGCAACGGAGCTCCTACGACTCGGGCTGGATACGGTTATAATCGGCA
Protein-coding sequences here:
- the LOC105672778 gene encoding uncharacterized protein, which encodes MDKLVNWTRGVNTTTVAPVVGQNCVSNSSTSVILDKSLVTAPSWSSVQQDLKWIFLLHTYGYACLFFVLGFYTFFSILNLRSLISSRPFMSTINIFLCLLGASRAACLFIDPYNLKEIMPKVIGSIIWDVGYPCITSAFCLIQLAFLQLTKLKFGPEKIQKESCLSLIITAHFFFIIASDITLSSHNCYMIKYVVQAAFLVWSIFLYLAFLHAAYKVDHLLRTMPSSMLTRDNSNAHQKGIMQLAMLAPYSNLATSVAATLVPTLLGAKIRGTEENELANTRKSAEEVHVEEESKVTITKVKVCKVEEPMQKEILNVTIPTCTVQSSLQEQKSSSAVPQVYVRPPTPTPSTTNLPIITVSSPSRRSSVASRRGSDTSTKSSRRNSECSVRFINEEDAMTEYRRTTEGSPRHSPRVRDEFERSRSPDNISRRYSENITPTGSARELRRCSDFTHEKNRGSQFAIKLRRNSDFGNRTPRRMLPPDEQSRLPKVLDLSPAGSRRNSDIGAFVTRPDSRRNSESTCRRNSEFVHIKPLIINRRSSDISIRTLDRSPTHFQNILPGKIEAPDKSESDSDQPDCSEKVALMNDKSKNKEEETKVHKKNLSWNDKNLEDPEDITPETNLLPENTSNETRVMGTDFTLHSILNHIAYVNRAKSDTPLHIPEADTAAARKSQMQRVLNVTRATAILGILLCVTDAFRIFGPYGLFADTVRYGTEPMTMQYPTPWPWLCYQTISRGFEFVMGCAMASVTKQPSVSPRHQYLSNYPNYSPRVKRTNNPYI